A stretch of Arachis hypogaea cultivar Tifrunner chromosome 15, arahy.Tifrunner.gnm2.J5K5, whole genome shotgun sequence DNA encodes these proteins:
- the LOC112751090 gene encoding protein ALP1-like, with product MDSKQKMKVIACLILHFELMNDLMIKLLIICYVLIILQWKKKKRKWNDSYSRQVIRDVSVDRIIYFSDLACIENTRMDRCAFHALCNMLKRVGRLEPSRNMGVEEMVAMFLHIIAHDVKIRVIKRQFVRSEETISRRFNDVLLAILRCHNLLLKKPQPFSQDKMDERWKWFKDCLGALDGTHIKVNVLEADKPRYRNRKGDITTNVLGVVAPDMQFIYVLAGWEGSAADSRVLRDALFRNGFSVPQGHYYLCDAGYMNCEGFLAPYRGQKYHLSEFNPHNQPSTAQEFFNMKHSQARNVIERAFGVLKARWGILRGRSFYPIKTQGRIITACCLLHNHIRRVMVVDPIDEIEDQNILGVDGETIHHIETSDAWGRWRDQLAQEMWNQWRRRHHAR from the exons ATGGATTCCAAACAGAAGATGAAAGTTATTGCCTGCTTGATTTTACATTTCGAATTAATGAATGACCTTATGATTAAGTTGTTGATAATTTGCTATGTTTTGATTATATTGcaatggaaaaaaaagaaaagaaaatggaatgaTAGTTATAGTAGGCAAGTAATAAGAGATGTTAGTGTTGATAGGATTATTTATTTTAGTGATCTAGCATGTATAGAAAACACAAGAATGGATAGATGTGCCTTTCATGCATTGTGTAACATGCTTAAAAGGGTTGGAAGGTTAGAACCAAGTAGGAATATGGGTGTGGAAGAAATGGTTGCcatgtttttacatattatagCACATGACGTCAAAATTAGAGTAATAAAGAGACAATTTGTGAGATCTGAAGAAACAATTAGTAGGCGGTTTAATGATGTATTGCTTGCTATTTTGAGATGTCATAATCTCTTACTGAAGAAACCTCAACCATTTAGCCAGGATAAAATGGATGAACGATGGAAATGGTTTAAG GATTGCCTAGGAGCCTTAGATGGTACTCATATCAAAGTCAATGTCCTTGAGGCTGATAAGCCTAGATATCGAAACAGAAAAGGTGACATAACAACCAATGTGCTTGGAGTGGTTGCTCCCGATATGCAATTTATCTACGTACTGGCGGGTTGGGAAGGTTCAGCTGCGGATTCTAGGGTATTGCGAGATGCACTATTTCGCAATGGGTTTAGTGTTCCCCAAG GTCATTATTACTTATGTGATGCTGGATATATGAATTGTGAAGGATTTTTGGCACCTTATAGAGGACAAAAATATCATTTGAGTGAGTTTAATCCACATAATCAACCCAGTACAGCTCAAGAGTTTTTTAATATGAAACACTCACAAGCTAGGAATGTCATTGAAAGGGCATTTGGAGTATTGAAAGCAAGATGGGGAATTTTAAGGGGAAGATCATTTTATCCTATTAAgactcaaggaagaattataactgCTTGTTGCCTTTTGCATAATCATATTAGAAGAGTGATGGTTGTGGATCCTATTGATGAGATAGAAGATCAAAATATacttggagtagatggtgagacgATCCACCATATTGAAACGAGTGATGCTTGGGGTAGATGGAGAGATCAACTTGCACAAGAAATGTGGAACCAATGGAGGAGAAGACATCACGCTCGATAA